The following are encoded in a window of Mycoplasmopsis bovis PG45 genomic DNA:
- a CDS encoding Mbov_0186 family lipoprotein, whose translation MIGKLYKSILKNGKKIGIYPFLIGSSIIISSTLIVPSCGEYHQTSFEREHNKFFDFNLYEKRIKKSLKSTDPISLMCSALEAFKDRPIFYKKLSQNFHNFVELINSFSYFPNQEYPGIENEYISYLVYTAKNYSTFYSKSVARTKNIKEYEPKTTLSALPTGNFVNFNGVKYLNEIWKSFDNKNKNDIKLSNLNKLSLKISNNIFKNLLKLESHYSRYLKNFSIFNIIAPHTDASHEFTNSKVDEYLGNFKFIKNVANLLPTINNQTIINNYRKFGIFDVKRETLLINSNKINALTFKFNKLYSANDITVTSSYSRSESRDLMNYIVINFSYRPDLMSFKEFLNFKKKTKFTKTNLQKEQIVSGYIDLDKLIGNYTAIAPDKFNVLEINTQGFGSEASLWKENINSGYYGNSTNSNSEKNIYLDYINFLKMDSNSNNTGLLITPDSWNVNEISKEDWDEMLPKINESVS comes from the coding sequence ATGATTGGAAAGTTATACAAATCTATTTTAAAAAATGGTAAAAAAATAGGTATTTATCCCTTTTTAATAGGTTCATCCATCATTATATCTAGCACATTAATTGTGCCATCATGTGGGGAATACCATCAAACATCTTTTGAAAGGGAACACAATAAATTTTTCGATTTTAATCTATATGAAAAACGAATAAAAAAGTCATTGAAGTCAACTGATCCAATTTCTTTAATGTGTTCTGCTTTAGAAGCGTTTAAAGATAGACCTATATTTTACAAAAAGCTATCGCAAAACTTTCATAACTTCGTTGAGCTGATAAATAGTTTTTCTTATTTCCCAAATCAAGAATATCCTGGAATTGAAAATGAATATATATCATACTTGGTGTATACAGCCAAAAACTATTCCACCTTTTATTCTAAAAGTGTTGCAAGAACAAAGAATATTAAGGAATATGAGCCAAAAACAACCTTAAGTGCTTTACCGACAGGCAATTTTGTTAATTTTAATGGTGTTAAATATTTAAATGAAATTTGAAAAAGCTTTGACAATAAAAATAAAAATGACATTAAACTAAGCAATTTAAATAAATTATCACTTAAAATTTCAAATAACATTTTTAAGAACTTGCTTAAGCTAGAATCGCATTATAGTCGCTACTTAAAAAATTTTTCAATATTTAATATAATAGCCCCTCATACAGATGCTTCACATGAATTCACGAATTCAAAAGTTGATGAATACTTAGGTAATTTTAAATTCATTAAAAATGTTGCTAATCTTTTGCCTACTATTAATAATCAGACAATAATTAATAACTACCGAAAATTCGGAATTTTTGATGTCAAAAGAGAAACATTGCTTATAAATTCAAATAAAATAAATGCCTTGACATTTAAATTTAATAAATTATATTCTGCTAATGATATTACTGTAACTTCATCTTATAGTCGCTCAGAATCTCGTGACTTAATGAACTATATCGTTATAAATTTTTCATACAGGCCTGATTTAATGAGCTTTAAGGAATTTTTGAATTTTAAAAAGAAAACTAAATTCACTAAAACAAACTTACAAAAAGAACAAATCGTTTCTGGATATATAGACTTAGATAAATTGATTGGAAACTATACTGCTATTGCCCCAGATAAATTCAATGTTTTGGAAATAAATACACAAGGCTTTGGTAGCGAAGCTTCTTTATGAAAAGAAAATATAAATTCTGGATATTATGGCAATAGTACTAATAGCAATTCTGAAAAAAATATTTATCTAGATTACATTAACTTTTTAAAAATGGATTCTAATTCAAACAATACTGGCTTGCTTATAACTCCTGATAGTTGAAATGTAAATGAGATTTCTAAAGAGGATTGGGATGAAATGCTACCAAAGATAAACGAGTCTGTTTCTTAA
- a CDS encoding S8 family serine peptidase: MKRLNKLVLSPLFFAPVFSVSAVLPATNNQVKLNKDSSELINWDDYKRLVKMYTPYYSKLGVWDREWMPTNYSSNKYDKVGIIEVDDFDSSHLLSQNSSFVFKRTNSKEIYRKSNHGYAVTSIIGTDFGINPNASIYYEASDNLIESIKNLYNNYGVRLINMSLGPVDPYYQVKKAVQNLNDSYFGSIGSKYYDFDVKIKIYPKDIKELMRSFKILAKAIIYYTYKNNKQIYGASGIQNLYKTIGEYALQNGIKIIQSSGNNNDEVSEYMANNEFLNKPQFLENGRISKDKIYRAFKSFFNLVKNWQNDVWPTEEERNYNIKLLYLIRVILDKAFDDVRWIYENKDTNWLKKFDFDAFLDADFRKRKLFDAITDWQSLIYHEGIISVGAVNWKNIATNFSSYAKNYYGSYPLVSAYGDKLNNDKAGLLKSYYHKNNYNEIEKYIKSSKNNKEFIDKMSYIINFNGTSKFAPMITGIISRIQSKLQQELSIEDVKLMLVSSATYSKTKASGYSSSSFSEITSTYEHWRRNHAKNKTGFGIPKYFKMKQIWDSGNIRRVRPHELGKDFIDSASVLQIYDSKYINEKWKYWTSTFVWKHKKSFAEYWKLYELNNNPYVSWFRNKWLPHLLKAIEYKKSKDPDWNFDNIPIYAIETDMYKYKNIFARRWILGSQEPRTSVQHVYFYKKDPEATYSYTNYLKYAELEEYLILLLDYLAYKNNIKLDENKVKDLYYYLTHPLLEEYKNYVTDMKQKYWKHLKENVWLESYTNLF, encoded by the coding sequence ATGAAAAGATTGAATAAATTAGTTTTAAGTCCATTATTTTTTGCTCCAGTTTTTTCAGTTTCTGCGGTGTTGCCAGCAACAAACAATCAAGTTAAATTAAATAAGGACAGTTCTGAATTGATCAATTGGGATGACTATAAACGCTTAGTTAAAATGTATACCCCATATTACAGCAAGCTGGGAGTTTGAGATAGAGAATGGATGCCGACAAACTACTCATCCAACAAATATGATAAAGTAGGAATTATCGAAGTTGACGATTTTGATAGTAGTCATCTTCTCTCCCAAAACAGTAGCTTTGTTTTTAAAAGGACTAATTCCAAAGAAATATACAGGAAAAGTAATCATGGATACGCCGTTACTTCTATAATAGGAACAGATTTTGGTATAAATCCAAATGCTTCAATATACTATGAAGCATCCGATAACTTAATTGAAAGTATTAAAAATTTGTACAACAATTATGGCGTTAGACTTATAAACATGAGTCTAGGACCAGTTGATCCTTACTATCAAGTTAAAAAGGCTGTTCAGAATTTGAATGATAGTTACTTTGGCAGTATTGGTAGCAAATATTATGATTTTGATGTGAAAATTAAAATTTATCCTAAAGATATAAAAGAATTGATGCGTTCATTCAAAATTTTAGCAAAAGCAATCATTTACTACACATATAAAAATAATAAGCAAATTTATGGAGCTTCCGGCATACAAAATTTGTACAAAACTATTGGTGAATATGCCCTCCAAAACGGCATAAAAATAATTCAGTCAAGTGGCAATAATAACGACGAAGTAAGTGAATATATGGCAAATAACGAATTTTTAAATAAGCCACAATTTCTTGAAAATGGCAGGATCTCAAAGGATAAAATTTACAGAGCTTTTAAATCTTTTTTTAATTTAGTTAAAAACTGGCAAAATGATGTATGACCTACTGAAGAAGAAAGAAATTATAATATTAAGTTATTATATCTGATAAGAGTAATCTTGGATAAAGCATTTGATGATGTAAGGTGAATATACGAAAATAAGGATACAAACTGATTAAAAAAATTTGATTTTGATGCTTTTTTAGATGCTGATTTCAGAAAAAGAAAATTATTTGATGCTATAACTGATTGACAGAGTCTTATTTATCACGAAGGGATCATTTCAGTTGGTGCTGTTAACTGAAAAAATATTGCAACCAATTTTAGTTCGTATGCAAAAAACTATTATGGAAGTTATCCGCTTGTTTCTGCATATGGCGACAAACTTAATAATGATAAGGCTGGATTATTAAAAAGTTATTATCATAAGAACAATTATAATGAGATAGAAAAATATATTAAATCATCAAAGAATAATAAAGAATTTATAGACAAGATGTCTTATATAATTAATTTCAATGGCACTAGCAAGTTTGCACCGATGATAACCGGAATCATTTCGCGCATACAGAGCAAATTACAACAAGAACTGTCAATTGAAGATGTTAAATTAATGTTGGTTAGTTCTGCAACATATTCAAAAACTAAAGCATCTGGATATAGTAGCTCTTCGTTTAGTGAAATAACATCCACTTATGAACATTGAAGAAGAAACCATGCTAAAAACAAAACTGGTTTTGGCATTCCTAAATACTTCAAGATGAAACAAATTTGAGATAGCGGAAATATTAGAAGAGTTAGGCCACACGAGCTTGGCAAAGATTTTATAGATAGTGCTAGTGTATTGCAAATTTATGATAGTAAATACATAAATGAAAAATGAAAATATTGAACGTCAACATTTGTTTGGAAACATAAGAAATCATTTGCTGAATATTGAAAACTATACGAATTAAACAATAATCCTTACGTTAGTTGGTTTAGAAATAAATGACTGCCACATTTGTTGAAAGCGATAGAATACAAAAAATCAAAGGATCCAGACTGAAACTTTGACAATATTCCTATTTATGCAATTGAAACTGATATGTATAAATATAAAAATATTTTTGCACGAAGATGAATTTTAGGTAGTCAAGAGCCACGAACAAGTGTACAACATGTTTATTTCTATAAAAAAGATCCAGAAGCTACTTATTCATATACAAACTATTTAAAATATGCAGAGCTAGAGGAATATTTAATACTTTTACTAGATTATCTTGCTTATAAAAACAATATTAAGCTTGATGAAAACAAAGTTAAGGATCTTTACTACTATCTAACACACCCATTGTTAGAAGAATATAAGAATTATGTCACTGATATGAAACAAAAATATTGGAAGCATCTCAAGGAAAACGTATGATTGGAAAGTTATACAAATCTATTTTAA